In a genomic window of Infirmifilum sp. NZ:
- a CDS encoding DHHA1 domain-containing protein, with translation METVIFAHGDCDGVTSAAIAYSVFGGRVVFSHPVGLLGDLEEFAGQAERVVVLDISLDERTWRAVAEKLSAFREAIYIDHHPTPEGGLELLEKLGVKVFHEQGPSTAELAFRNLNPPHELSRVALYGAIGDYAVRTEWFNTYLGFWDIRALYLEAGVLTLGLEGLRRDHDRKRELVAELAGNRLPSSIDFLVASAIREARNLEEARRALPSKLVVLKSIAYVVNPGAPLGAMATFSHVQSGRPVGLAIEVKRDWAVMSLRSATGCVDLNALLRELAPRYEGHGGGHREAAGARVPVARLEGFLAELDEAVSRICSKQR, from the coding sequence GTGGAGACAGTTATATTCGCGCACGGCGACTGCGACGGCGTTACGTCGGCCGCCATCGCTTACTCGGTATTCGGCGGCCGCGTGGTATTCTCGCACCCTGTAGGCCTGCTCGGCGACCTCGAGGAGTTCGCCGGCCAAGCGGAGAGAGTGGTAGTTCTGGACATCTCCCTCGACGAGAGAACGTGGAGGGCTGTCGCAGAGAAGCTTTCAGCCTTCAGGGAGGCAATCTACATCGACCACCATCCTACGCCGGAGGGTGGCCTCGAGCTCCTCGAAAAGCTGGGAGTAAAGGTTTTCCACGAGCAGGGGCCTTCAACAGCGGAGCTCGCCTTTAGGAACCTGAACCCGCCCCACGAGCTGAGCCGTGTGGCCCTCTACGGGGCTATCGGCGACTACGCCGTGCGGACCGAGTGGTTCAACACGTACCTCGGGTTCTGGGACATCCGAGCCCTCTACCTCGAAGCCGGGGTACTCACGCTCGGGCTGGAGGGCCTGCGGCGCGACCACGACCGGAAGCGGGAGCTCGTAGCGGAGCTGGCGGGGAACAGGCTACCCTCGAGCATCGACTTCCTCGTCGCCTCTGCTATTCGGGAAGCCCGGAACCTCGAGGAAGCCAGGAGAGCTCTGCCGTCGAAGCTCGTGGTTCTTAAAAGCATCGCCTACGTTGTGAACCCCGGTGCCCCTCTAGGCGCTATGGCAACCTTCTCACACGTCCAATCGGGAAGACCCGTCGGATTAGCAATCGAGGTGAAGCGCGACTGGGCCGTGATGAGCCTGCGCTCCGCTACTGGCTGCGTTGACCTCAACGCCCTCCTCCGTGAATTAGCCCCGAGGTACGAGGGGCACGGAGGCGGCCACAGGGAGGCGGCGGGCGCGAGGGTTCCGGTGGCCAGGCTGGAGGGCTTCCTAGCCGAGCTGGACGAGGCCGTTAGCAGGATCTGCTCAAAACAGAGATAA
- a CDS encoding energy-coupling factor transporter transmembrane component T family protein, giving the protein MSTRFIRYIEGESVIHRLDPRSKLTFVFFMVLCLTLAYKLLLVIPLFAISVIYYAMAKLPWNKTKNTWKFILIIVLVLSLLNYFTVALVYGQGSLLEKLTSPRAIASAITPVLKLLSLALVTATLVFTTPPNLYAPALGQMGFPYKAAYVIQLALRYVPEFTAELGRTLEAQMARGFRPRGGKNPLARLLAIVPLVVPVTISASLSIYDIADAMELRGFGEERCHTWYRELRLSRGDKLLLAVSYSLGLLYVALFLSKLA; this is encoded by the coding sequence ATGTCTACGAGGTTCATAAGGTACATCGAGGGAGAGAGCGTAATCCACAGGCTTGACCCCAGGTCTAAGCTGACATTCGTCTTCTTTATGGTTCTCTGCCTAACCCTTGCCTACAAGCTATTGCTGGTCATCCCACTCTTTGCCATTTCTGTTATTTACTACGCGATGGCAAAGCTACCTTGGAACAAAACGAAGAACACCTGGAAGTTCATCCTGATCATCGTTCTAGTGCTTTCCCTGTTGAACTACTTCACCGTCGCCTTAGTCTACGGTCAAGGTTCTCTCCTCGAAAAGCTCACCTCTCCTCGAGCCATCGCATCCGCGATTACACCCGTTCTAAAGCTACTCTCCTTAGCGCTTGTAACCGCCACACTCGTGTTCACGACGCCACCGAACCTCTACGCACCCGCCTTGGGGCAGATGGGCTTCCCCTACAAGGCAGCATACGTTATACAGCTCGCCTTGAGGTACGTTCCCGAATTCACGGCCGAGCTTGGCAGGACGCTTGAGGCTCAGATGGCCAGAGGCTTCAGGCCCCGAGGAGGAAAGAACCCTCTAGCGAGACTGCTGGCGATAGTCCCCTTAGTTGTGCCCGTGACAATCTCTGCCTCGCTTTCTATCTACGACATCGCGGACGCTATGGAGCTCAGGGGTTTCGGTGAGGAGAGGTGCCACACGTGGTACAGGGAGCTTAGGCTTAGCCGGGGAGACAAGCTTCTCCTGGCGGTCTCGTACTCGCTGGGCCTACTCTACGTTGCACTCTTTTTGTCCAAGCTCGCATAA
- a CDS encoding ECF transporter S component gives MSKKGVFSTSSLVAMAVGTALYAAFNVFFNILQLPGTQLVSLRPSVAIPMFFGYVFGPVVGFVSGFLGNIISDAISWGGFWWNWDVGNGLLGLIPGLAYYFIPRDSIFKRRGYIACAVLAVVAAVVGMGFAAYTDYIFGYGISTIEEATYALFLPAAITDAVNGAILTPILVAAYAAAVKGRARRL, from the coding sequence ATGAGCAAGAAAGGGGTCTTCTCAACATCAAGCCTGGTTGCGATGGCTGTTGGAACAGCGCTGTACGCGGCATTCAACGTGTTCTTCAACATCCTCCAGCTACCTGGAACGCAGCTCGTCTCCTTGAGGCCCAGCGTCGCTATACCCATGTTTTTCGGGTACGTGTTTGGCCCCGTTGTGGGCTTCGTCAGCGGGTTCCTTGGAAACATCATAAGCGACGCGATAAGCTGGGGTGGGTTCTGGTGGAACTGGGACGTAGGCAACGGTCTACTGGGTCTTATCCCCGGTCTAGCCTACTACTTCATACCTAGAGACAGCATATTCAAGAGAAGGGGCTATATCGCCTGCGCGGTGCTGGCTGTCGTCGCGGCCGTCGTCGGCATGGGATTCGCGGCCTACACTGACTACATCTTCGGCTATGGCATCTCCACGATAGAGGAGGCGACGTACGCCCTCTTCCTCCCTGCAGCTATTACTGATGCTGTGAACGGAGCTATCCTGACTCCGATACTCGTTGCCGCTTACGCAGCAGCCGTGAAAGGTAGGGCAAGGAGGCTCTAA
- a CDS encoding ABC transporter ATP-binding protein gives MAIEIKNLTFTYAGKEEPALRDITLTIEEGETVLLLGRSGCGKSTLLKAINGLIPNRYEGVYEGEVRVKGVTVKGASLALLSRLVGTVMQEVSKQLVLPNVEDDVAFGPCNLCYPRDEIRERVKRALESVDAYHLRDRDVNELSGGEKQRVAIAGILAMDPPIVLMDEPLANLDSEGVRLVQEQIKDFKRRGKTLIIAEHRAEEVLEVGVDRVLFMDNGRVVKEIRSESELESLVGLVKVPARILARSCPGPVLPDAPRSPPAGKVAIKFENVSFDYDGRSVLRDINLEIREGERVALLGNNGAGKSTLAKLILGILKPKKGRVLVYGMDTREKEVYELASYVGLVFQDPLTMLFARTVEEELSYGPRNLGVLPGEIARRVAEAASMCRIEHLLGYSPFASSYGEKKRIAVASILTMRPRVLILDEPTAGQDYASYASFMDFVSGLVGAVGTLILITHDTDLAIEYTDRTVILSGGRIVADGPTREVLAREENLKAGKIRETSLIRVSRELTGGKAVLSFKELLRVCGFSPTATSNN, from the coding sequence GTGGCCATTGAGATCAAGAACCTCACGTTTACTTATGCGGGGAAAGAGGAGCCCGCTCTCAGGGACATAACGCTGACCATCGAGGAGGGTGAAACCGTACTTCTTCTGGGCAGGAGCGGCTGCGGCAAATCCACGCTACTGAAGGCGATTAACGGTTTGATCCCCAACAGGTATGAGGGCGTGTACGAGGGAGAGGTCAGGGTTAAAGGGGTCACCGTGAAGGGGGCTAGCCTTGCGCTCCTCTCGCGTCTAGTGGGAACCGTTATGCAGGAGGTGAGTAAGCAGCTCGTGCTACCGAACGTCGAGGACGATGTTGCCTTTGGGCCGTGCAACCTCTGCTATCCTAGGGACGAGATCAGGGAGAGGGTTAAGCGGGCCCTCGAGAGCGTCGACGCCTACCACCTCAGAGACCGGGACGTCAACGAGCTCAGCGGCGGGGAGAAGCAGAGGGTCGCCATCGCCGGGATACTTGCGATGGATCCGCCCATCGTTCTCATGGATGAGCCCCTCGCGAACCTGGATAGTGAGGGTGTCAGGCTCGTCCAGGAGCAGATCAAGGACTTCAAGAGAAGGGGGAAGACCCTCATAATCGCCGAGCACCGAGCAGAGGAGGTGCTTGAGGTGGGAGTAGACAGGGTTCTCTTCATGGATAACGGGAGAGTGGTTAAAGAGATAAGGAGCGAGAGCGAGCTTGAGAGCCTTGTGGGGCTTGTGAAGGTCCCGGCAAGGATCCTAGCTAGGAGCTGCCCGGGGCCTGTTCTACCCGACGCGCCACGATCGCCCCCAGCCGGGAAGGTCGCGATAAAGTTTGAGAACGTTAGCTTCGACTACGACGGCCGGTCGGTCTTACGGGATATAAACCTGGAAATACGTGAGGGTGAGAGAGTGGCGCTTCTCGGGAACAACGGCGCGGGGAAGAGCACGCTCGCCAAGCTTATCCTTGGTATTCTGAAGCCGAAGAAGGGGAGGGTTCTGGTCTACGGTATGGATACTCGTGAGAAGGAGGTCTACGAGCTGGCAAGCTACGTTGGGCTGGTGTTCCAAGACCCGCTTACCATGCTTTTCGCCAGAACTGTTGAGGAGGAGCTCTCCTACGGGCCTAGGAACCTCGGCGTGTTGCCAGGCGAGATAGCACGCCGCGTAGCCGAGGCCGCCTCCATGTGCAGGATCGAGCATCTCTTGGGCTACTCTCCCTTCGCGTCGAGCTACGGCGAGAAAAAGAGGATTGCTGTCGCCTCGATTCTAACTATGAGGCCGAGGGTGCTTATACTGGATGAGCCCACAGCTGGCCAGGACTACGCGAGTTACGCATCCTTTATGGACTTCGTTTCCGGGCTCGTCGGCGCGGTAGGGACGCTAATCCTTATAACCCATGACACTGACCTAGCGATCGAGTACACTGATAGGACTGTGATCCTGTCCGGCGGGAGGATAGTTGCCGACGGGCCGACGCGCGAGGTCCTAGCAAGGGAAGAAAACCTGAAGGCTGGGAAGATCAGGGAGACGAGCCTGATACGGGTAAGCCGGGAGCTCACCGGCGGTAAGGCGGTGCTCAGCTTCAAGGAGCTCCTGCGCGTCTGCGGTTTCTCCCCCACCGCCACGAGTAATAATTAA
- a CDS encoding AbrB/MazE/SpoVT family DNA-binding domain-containing protein produces the protein MRVSKKFTIYLPRTVAKAAGVREGEVLRVRVDGSRIILEPILDPFDFALKGPKFAKVTFEEFEKESEELQNEIFG, from the coding sequence GTGAGGGTCTCAAAAAAGTTCACAATATACCTTCCGAGGACGGTAGCGAAGGCTGCCGGTGTGAGGGAGGGTGAAGTACTCAGAGTGAGGGTCGATGGCTCCAGAATTATCCTAGAACCCATTCTAGACCCTTTTGACTTCGCGCTAAAGGGGCCGAAATTTGCCAAAGTAACTTTCGAGGAGTTCGAGAAAGAATCTGAGGAGCTGCAGAATGAGATCTTCGGCTAG
- a CDS encoding CehA/McbA family metallohydrolase encodes MLNSVKPILEYEFNGEASPSMAGSFAYLPFTIPDGVCTIEVEYEFAGKSPEEAVVDIGLLEPGSRELVEGMKFLRGWSGSNKKKFTVSRVYATPSYTAGDIRSGEWSVILGFYKVPRAGLSYTVKVKVYRECAEGQGRQLSLGAPAAKRGWVKGDLHLHSVHSDGDSTLEEIASVARVLGLDFVSVTDHNTVSHIAEMGWRSGFLNGIFFLRGVEMTSYKGHMNVYGVSETPEFRVGSASELAKVVKYLRGQGALLSVNHPKPLGPDWELGDMSFADAVEVFHSVWEFNNYISLKRWDELLAKGHRLGLVGGSDAHEIKGKKSLLAPGTPTTWVYVEELSEDGLLQGIRSQRVFVSESPQGPKLILKASDGKHELWTGDVASSGELDVVIQVEGAKAQLLRIVAGGEVVYREAITSDFLVKKVRVNAKSPYVRAEILREVADADDPYHMENILSALSNPIYVNI; translated from the coding sequence ATGCTCAACAGCGTGAAGCCTATTCTCGAGTATGAATTCAACGGCGAGGCGTCCCCGTCCATGGCTGGGAGCTTCGCCTACCTACCCTTCACTATCCCAGATGGCGTGTGCACGATTGAGGTAGAGTATGAGTTCGCTGGGAAAAGCCCCGAAGAAGCGGTCGTCGACATAGGGCTCCTTGAGCCGGGAAGCAGGGAGCTGGTAGAGGGCATGAAGTTTCTGAGAGGCTGGAGCGGCTCAAATAAGAAGAAGTTCACCGTCTCTCGGGTCTACGCTACACCGAGCTACACGGCCGGAGACATAAGGTCGGGTGAGTGGAGCGTTATACTGGGGTTTTACAAGGTTCCGCGCGCGGGGCTGAGCTACACCGTGAAGGTTAAGGTTTACCGCGAGTGCGCGGAGGGGCAGGGCAGGCAGCTATCTCTCGGAGCTCCTGCGGCGAAGCGGGGCTGGGTTAAAGGAGACCTGCACCTGCACTCGGTCCACAGCGATGGGGACTCAACTTTGGAGGAGATAGCCTCGGTGGCACGCGTACTTGGGCTGGACTTCGTGTCCGTCACTGACCACAACACAGTGTCGCACATAGCCGAGATGGGATGGAGGAGCGGTTTCCTAAATGGGATCTTCTTCCTGAGAGGGGTTGAGATGACCTCCTACAAAGGCCACATGAACGTTTACGGGGTAAGCGAGACACCCGAGTTCCGAGTAGGGTCAGCCTCCGAGCTCGCGAAAGTGGTGAAGTACCTTAGGGGTCAGGGAGCACTTCTCTCCGTGAACCACCCGAAGCCTCTCGGTCCCGACTGGGAGCTCGGGGATATGTCATTTGCGGATGCGGTGGAGGTCTTCCACTCAGTCTGGGAGTTCAACAACTACATATCGCTGAAGCGGTGGGACGAGCTGTTGGCCAAAGGCCACAGGTTAGGGCTAGTAGGGGGTAGCGACGCTCACGAGATAAAGGGGAAGAAAAGCCTGCTGGCGCCGGGCACCCCAACCACCTGGGTGTACGTTGAGGAGCTCAGCGAGGACGGCTTGCTCCAGGGCATCAGGAGCCAGCGGGTATTCGTCTCAGAGTCCCCTCAGGGGCCCAAGTTGATCCTTAAGGCGTCCGACGGGAAGCACGAGCTCTGGACAGGCGATGTTGCTAGTAGCGGGGAGCTCGACGTAGTGATCCAGGTGGAGGGCGCTAAGGCCCAGCTTCTCAGGATCGTTGCCGGAGGAGAAGTAGTGTACCGTGAGGCCATAACGTCCGACTTTCTAGTGAAGAAGGTCAGGGTTAATGCGAAGTCTCCTTACGTTAGAGCCGAGATTTTGAGGGAAGTGGCCGATGCCGACGACCCGTACCACATGGAGAATATTCTTTCGGCGCTTTCAAACCCCATCTACGTAAACATATAA
- a CDS encoding MFS transporter has protein sequence MLTKLQKLSYGIARLGSTTLLSAFSFAGFYVYWDVYKLDPQLSGVVSAIGKLAILINSVIMGYLSDATRSRFGKRKPYIITGSPLLAISAVMYFLPFLFISIEDKSALFYWGAFWNAAFNFFYGYLLTPYQAWMPEITEPEERITITTLQNVSNILGNVVGVVFSFLVPTLYRGGLLLPVMAAFAVMEVLLYMPSVLLIPVESKAVLTPKITRDILDLLQYREFMLWEGVRMLMSAAETMITALVVKYVSTVVGLGENLASVVFGVVMVVFVMGAFPLWGKQARKTGKGPALIKAAVILTVGLLLAPLPAFLQDRALKIAVGLLAIALGAIGISAYELFPYAVVADLAHWDELRTGLSRAGLFTGFEGIPINISQSLTYLLVGYLASLPPFNGYDYTLGLVIWGPIASIFAVLSILILRRVNIDPFKK, from the coding sequence GTGCTAACAAAGCTACAGAAGCTTTCATACGGGATCGCGCGCCTAGGCTCAACGACCCTCCTGAGCGCGTTCAGCTTCGCCGGCTTCTACGTGTACTGGGACGTCTACAAGCTGGACCCTCAGCTGAGCGGCGTCGTGAGTGCAATAGGCAAGCTCGCCATTCTGATAAACTCCGTCATAATGGGTTACCTAAGCGACGCTACCAGGAGCAGGTTTGGGAAGAGGAAGCCCTACATAATCACGGGGTCTCCGCTACTAGCCATCTCAGCTGTCATGTACTTCCTCCCCTTCCTGTTCATCTCCATTGAGGACAAGTCGGCGCTCTTCTACTGGGGCGCTTTCTGGAACGCCGCTTTCAACTTCTTCTACGGCTACCTCCTGACCCCCTACCAGGCTTGGATGCCCGAGATCACGGAGCCGGAGGAAAGGATCACCATCACCACCCTGCAGAACGTGTCCAACATCCTGGGCAACGTGGTGGGGGTTGTTTTCAGCTTCCTGGTTCCCACGCTCTACCGCGGGGGACTCCTGCTTCCAGTCATGGCGGCTTTCGCGGTGATGGAAGTGCTCCTGTACATGCCCAGCGTGCTCCTAATACCCGTTGAAAGCAAGGCTGTTCTAACCCCCAAGATCACCCGTGACATACTGGATCTCCTCCAGTACAGGGAATTCATGCTGTGGGAGGGAGTGAGGATGCTCATGTCAGCGGCGGAGACCATGATCACGGCCCTCGTGGTGAAGTACGTCAGCACGGTCGTCGGGCTTGGGGAAAACCTCGCCTCCGTTGTTTTCGGGGTTGTGATGGTGGTCTTCGTAATGGGAGCCTTCCCGCTCTGGGGGAAGCAGGCCAGGAAGACTGGGAAGGGCCCTGCCCTTATCAAAGCCGCCGTTATACTCACCGTGGGCCTGCTGCTCGCCCCGCTACCCGCTTTCCTCCAAGACCGAGCGCTCAAGATAGCTGTCGGCCTCCTCGCTATAGCTCTGGGCGCCATAGGCATCTCAGCCTACGAGCTCTTCCCCTACGCTGTCGTCGCCGACCTAGCACACTGGGACGAGCTGAGGACGGGTCTGAGCAGGGCGGGCCTGTTCACCGGCTTCGAGGGTATTCCGATAAACATCTCCCAGTCCCTCACATACCTACTGGTAGGCTACCTGGCTTCCCTTCCTCCCTTCAACGGCTACGACTACACTCTGGGGCTCGTCATCTGGGGGCCAATAGCTTCCATATTCGCAGTCCTATCGATACTTATTCTGAGAAGGGTCAACATCGACCCCTTCAAAAAGTAA
- a CDS encoding ZIP family metal transporter, whose product MAGGNVVLASLYAGLFVAATTSLGAAAVYLYREGSLDLTLALAFASGVMLVASFTSLILPAIQLAGFPAVAVGTALGIVAIHLADKLIPHEHVLRGYEGPESARGLLKKAWLIALAVIIHNLPEGLAVGTSIAYSLPVGVATAIAIGLQDVPEGLAVALPIAAIKGRRSGAFVGVLSGVSEALLAVLGAALFSLTSWLLPLGLSFSGGAMLYVTLKEAIPEIYREDEPPLKITLGFLAGFYLMLFLDSAL is encoded by the coding sequence ATGGCTGGAGGGAACGTCGTTCTAGCCAGCCTGTACGCGGGTCTGTTCGTAGCGGCTACGACGAGCCTGGGTGCGGCGGCTGTGTACCTGTACAGGGAGGGCAGCCTGGACCTCACCCTAGCTCTGGCCTTCGCATCCGGGGTCATGCTCGTAGCGAGCTTCACGAGCCTGATCCTCCCGGCGATACAGCTGGCGGGCTTCCCCGCCGTGGCCGTCGGCACAGCGCTGGGGATCGTTGCCATTCACCTCGCCGACAAGCTGATCCCCCACGAGCACGTCCTGAGAGGATACGAGGGCCCGGAGTCCGCGAGAGGCCTGCTCAAGAAGGCTTGGCTCATAGCACTCGCCGTCATAATTCACAACCTCCCTGAGGGGCTCGCGGTCGGCACATCAATAGCCTACTCGCTGCCAGTTGGAGTCGCTACTGCGATTGCGATCGGCCTCCAAGACGTACCTGAGGGCCTGGCGGTGGCCCTACCTATCGCCGCGATAAAGGGGAGGCGTAGCGGAGCCTTCGTCGGCGTGCTGAGCGGTGTCAGCGAGGCGCTTCTCGCGGTCTTGGGCGCAGCGCTCTTCTCGCTTACTTCATGGCTGCTACCGCTCGGGCTGAGCTTCTCAGGGGGCGCGATGCTCTACGTGACGCTGAAGGAGGCCATCCCGGAGATATACCGCGAGGACGAGCCCCCCCTGAAGATCACCCTCGGCTTCCTCGCGGGCTTCTACCTGATGCTGTTCCTTGACTCCGCCCTGTGA
- a CDS encoding radical SAM protein codes for MCLECLRANPDEALRIAEEAHIRARRLLGLPSPPSGDGGECVACGRRCRMGDGEVGFCGLVRNSHGRLVRSYPLEAPGFAYLDPHPTNCVAAWFCPGATGAGYPRYSVSPGGPERGYYNLAVAYGACNLNCLFCQNWDCRRADLGLRLPLMKLVERARDPRVTCVCFFGGDPGPLAYHALKAAEEALKAREGQVFRVCWETNGLWNRKLLLRAAEISYVSGGVLKFDLKAWTPAVYRALTFADPKPVYENFAEVAGRFDLRRDPPFLCASTLLVPGYVDSYEMEMIASFLASIDRDIPYVLLAFHPDFLMSDLPVTSKRQAHEALEAARRAGLRKVWLGNAWLLRD; via the coding sequence GTGTGCCTGGAATGCCTGAGGGCTAACCCAGACGAGGCCCTCAGGATCGCCGAGGAGGCGCACATTAGGGCCCGGAGGCTCCTGGGCCTGCCGAGCCCCCCGAGCGGGGACGGCGGGGAGTGCGTGGCGTGCGGCAGGCGTTGCCGCATGGGGGATGGTGAGGTCGGCTTCTGCGGGCTCGTCAGGAACTCTCATGGAAGGCTTGTCCGCTCCTACCCACTGGAGGCGCCTGGCTTCGCTTACCTCGACCCCCACCCGACTAACTGCGTTGCCGCGTGGTTCTGCCCTGGAGCTACGGGCGCTGGCTACCCGAGGTACTCTGTGTCGCCTGGAGGTCCCGAGAGGGGATACTACAACCTCGCCGTGGCCTACGGTGCTTGCAACCTGAACTGCCTGTTCTGCCAGAACTGGGATTGCAGGCGCGCGGACCTGGGCTTAAGGCTCCCTCTCATGAAGCTCGTCGAGCGCGCAAGGGACCCTAGAGTGACATGCGTGTGCTTCTTCGGCGGAGACCCCGGACCCCTAGCGTACCACGCCCTGAAGGCCGCGGAGGAGGCTCTCAAAGCCCGAGAGGGCCAGGTCTTCAGGGTCTGCTGGGAAACCAACGGGCTGTGGAACAGGAAGCTCCTCCTGAGGGCAGCCGAGATTTCTTACGTTTCAGGGGGTGTGCTTAAGTTCGACCTGAAAGCCTGGACGCCCGCCGTGTACAGGGCTCTCACCTTCGCCGACCCGAAGCCCGTTTACGAGAACTTCGCCGAAGTCGCTGGCAGGTTCGATTTGAGGAGGGATCCTCCCTTCCTCTGCGCCAGCACGCTCCTCGTGCCTGGCTACGTGGACTCCTACGAGATGGAGATGATCGCCAGCTTTTTGGCGTCGATCGACAGGGACATCCCCTACGTGCTGCTCGCCTTCCACCCCGACTTCCTTATGTCAGACCTGCCTGTGACGAGCAAGAGGCAGGCACATGAGGCCCTCGAGGCCGCGAGGAGGGCTGGGCTGAGGAAAGTGTGGCTGGGCAACGCCTGGCTACTCCGAGATTGA
- a CDS encoding Nre family DNA repair protein, which translates to MSTRLTGLCLKCRGAKLLCGLPRCPFLSIWSKMGEVKPPSSAELQAPSPPSVFVGRVGYPNVRVAPAVVTADGDVSVYDLPERWLSYGVEDVLKFRLSLVLGSLRVDARRPDALGEVALLSSSSRPVDVELRFRKPPRGVQLDPHAPPFGPSGVAEKVRLVDNPSIPRPLERILGGDRVRADEAVWRLYESGIPVSMIQRVFSVGLLGRSAGRRLVPTRWSITAVDDIISKRILEEVKRNPSIDSYLFFQRRYSDNNFVAILAPGAWSFEWIEAWFPHTTWNPGATVEVEGDWEGFKGRSEYATLGGCYYASRLAVAEYLRRLGRQATVLLIREIYEGFFLPIGVWFVRENVRALFASKPERYDDFKDVLARLGSSTRLPLSVWLSKSKILRDFTKQTRLEVGSLGGEV; encoded by the coding sequence ATGTCCACACGTCTCACAGGGCTGTGCTTGAAGTGCCGGGGCGCGAAGCTACTCTGCGGGCTCCCGCGCTGCCCCTTCCTCTCCATCTGGTCAAAAATGGGGGAGGTGAAGCCCCCGTCCTCCGCGGAGCTACAGGCCCCATCACCCCCCTCAGTCTTCGTCGGCCGCGTGGGTTACCCTAACGTTAGGGTGGCCCCCGCTGTCGTCACCGCCGACGGGGATGTCTCAGTGTACGACCTCCCAGAGAGGTGGCTAAGCTACGGGGTCGAGGACGTCCTGAAGTTCAGGCTGAGCCTGGTTCTCGGTAGCCTGCGCGTTGACGCCCGCCGTCCCGACGCCCTCGGGGAAGTCGCCCTGCTCTCGAGCTCCTCGAGGCCCGTCGACGTGGAGCTGAGGTTCCGCAAGCCTCCAAGGGGGGTTCAGCTCGACCCCCACGCCCCGCCCTTCGGCCCCTCCGGGGTCGCCGAGAAGGTCAGGCTGGTGGACAACCCCAGCATCCCTAGGCCCCTCGAGAGGATACTGGGCGGCGACAGGGTGAGGGCCGACGAGGCCGTGTGGAGGCTCTACGAAAGCGGGATACCGGTGTCGATGATACAGAGGGTGTTCTCGGTCGGCCTGCTGGGCAGGAGCGCCGGCAGGAGGCTTGTGCCGACGAGGTGGTCGATAACCGCTGTCGACGACATCATCTCGAAGAGGATCCTCGAGGAAGTGAAGCGCAACCCCTCCATCGACAGCTACCTCTTCTTCCAGCGCAGGTACTCGGACAACAACTTCGTGGCGATCCTAGCTCCAGGCGCGTGGAGCTTCGAGTGGATTGAGGCGTGGTTCCCGCACACGACCTGGAACCCCGGAGCGACCGTGGAGGTGGAGGGCGACTGGGAGGGCTTCAAGGGGAGAAGCGAGTACGCGACGCTGGGCGGTTGCTACTACGCGTCAAGGCTCGCTGTCGCAGAGTACCTCAGGAGGCTGGGTAGGCAGGCGACCGTGCTCCTCATCAGGGAGATATACGAGGGTTTCTTCCTCCCGATAGGCGTCTGGTTCGTGCGCGAGAACGTCAGGGCGCTCTTCGCCTCGAAGCCCGAGAGGTACGACGACTTCAAGGACGTGCTCGCGAGGCTCGGCTCGTCGACTAGGCTACCGCTGAGCGTCTGGCTCTCCAAGTCCAAGATCCTCAGGGACTTCACCAAGCAGACTAGGCTCGAGGTGGGATCCCTTGGAGGTGAGGTATGA
- a CDS encoding SPL family radical SAM protein — MRYERVRVSHALSKSGLPDLDYAFNPYAGCSHGCLYCYARAFTRYPEVARNWGRVVYIKENVVEVLEAEVKRVKRGLVGVSTVTDPYQPVEAWEKLTRRGLEVLLRSGFRVSIQTKSPLVLRDLDVIAPRRGQVDVGFTITTLDPALARLIEPNAPPPGVRVEALRKLASEGLETWVFLGPILRGVNDSEASIAGVVEVAFETGSKLYYDYYHHRPELVESMRPLLNRFPQALATEARWRERVRDAVEKACREIGAECAPAFPEAKRAKSVLEYF, encoded by the coding sequence GTGAGGTATGAGCGGGTCAGGGTGAGCCACGCGCTGTCCAAGTCGGGTCTCCCCGACCTGGACTACGCCTTCAACCCCTACGCCGGCTGCAGCCACGGATGCCTGTACTGCTACGCTAGGGCTTTCACGAGATACCCGGAGGTTGCGAGGAACTGGGGGCGCGTGGTGTACATCAAGGAGAACGTCGTCGAGGTCCTCGAAGCCGAGGTAAAGAGGGTTAAGCGGGGCCTAGTCGGAGTGTCCACCGTGACCGACCCCTACCAGCCCGTGGAGGCGTGGGAGAAGCTGACCCGCAGGGGCCTGGAAGTCCTCCTCCGCAGCGGCTTCCGAGTGAGCATACAGACCAAGTCGCCGCTCGTGCTGAGGGACCTCGACGTCATAGCCCCCCGCAGAGGCCAGGTCGACGTTGGCTTCACGATAACCACGCTCGACCCAGCCCTAGCTAGGCTGATCGAGCCCAACGCTCCACCCCCCGGAGTGCGGGTCGAAGCACTGCGTAAGCTGGCATCCGAAGGGCTGGAAACATGGGTGTTCCTGGGACCCATACTAAGGGGGGTCAACGACTCAGAGGCCTCGATTGCGGGTGTCGTCGAGGTCGCCTTCGAGACGGGCTCAAAGCTGTACTACGACTACTACCACCACAGGCCCGAGCTGGTTGAGAGCATGCGGCCACTGCTGAACCGCTTCCCGCAGGCCCTCGCTACGGAGGCGAGGTGGAGGGAAAGGGTGCGCGACGCCGTCGAGAAGGCTTGCCGGGAGATCGGCGCAGAGTGCGCGCCAGCGTTCCCCGAGGCCAAGAGGGCTAAGAGCGTGCTCGAGTACTTTTAA